The Candidatus Woesearchaeota archaeon genome includes the window CTATTGCTGATAACGATCTTTAAGTGCATTGCCACTGGACATCTCTGCCCATAACCTATTTAAAGGGCAAGTCATTACGTAAGCTCATGGATCCCAATAACGCATTAGTTGCCTTTCAAGGGAAGAAGATAAGAAGGACATGGTTTAATGATGAATAGTGGTTTGTCGCTGCCGACATTGTTGAGGCATTGACTGATTCAAAGGATCCAAATGGCTATTTAAAAGATATGCGCAGGAGAGATGACGGTTTTGCTCAGGGATGGGGGCAAATTGCCACCCCCCTTTCAATTGATACTTCTGGCGGAAAGCAGAGTATGAATTGCACTAATACTAAGGGGGCATTTAGAATAATTCAGTCTATTCAGTCTCTTAATGCAGGAACCATTCAGCCATTAAAGGCCACAATCAATAAACCTTCATCAGCTTTCTCAGGCCCATGCTGAAGATCAAAGACAGAATGATATAAGTCCCAAGCCAACCTAATTTCCATCCGAACAGATTCATCACAATCATCTTATCATTGCTAATTGTGATCTTCTTGATCACGCTGCCTTTAAGCGCAATCTCAGGCTGTTTGTAAGCGCGTCCTTTTGTGATCAGCACTTCATTGCTGTAAGTCTTGTTATTCAGAGAATATGTTAACTTATATTCGCCTTCTTTCCCAGTCAGTTTCCATACTATTTTATTGCCAGCAATCTGCTGCGTCTCATTACCGCTTATTGCAATCCCTTCAGGAATAATATTCAGCATAACATTTCCTGTTGCTCCTTCAACAAACTCCAAAGTTGTTGTGAAATCCTGGCCAGGCAGTATCGGATGATAGGCAAAATTAGCAGCAAGCCACCCATAAATAAGTATTACGGGCAAAAGCGTGATCAATGTAGGCCTCATTGAATGCGACATGTACTTCATATTGATCTCCATTGATTTCTTCTGGATCTCCATGACTTTCTTGGGGTCATTCTTGTTCTGCTTCGTCTCAGCCTGATACTTCTTAAGGTCATCCTTCATCTCTTTCATCAGTTTTTGATTCGTAAGATACTTGTAAGCAATTATTATAATGAGTGAAATAATAAGTGAAATAATAAAAATCGCCAAAAAAGTATTTAGCTGAAGAAGAGGGCCTAAAACAGGATCTAAAAAGCTCATTATTCATCCTCCCATAAATTTTCTCATCATTGGATTCATGTCCATCATGTGCTGCTTTGCAATATCCTCATATAGCCTGTAAATAATCATAACAGCCAATAAAATTCCAGTTCCATTGCTTAATGCTCCTGAAATATCGGCAAGCGAAGCTAAAAAACCCACAAGAATTGCTCCCATTACAGTAAGCGGCCATATATACCTGTCCAATAATCTTTCAAGCACCCTTTCATCTCTCCTGAATCCCGGAATCTGCAATCCAGATGCCATCATTTGCTTTGCCTGGCTTCGCGCATCCATGCCGGATGTCTGAACCCAGAATATCGAAAAAACTATTGCGCCTGCAATCATAAATAAAGTATAAACCGCAGCGCGCCATATGTCAAATCCTGTCAAGCTGCCCTCAATCAGGCTGCGGACAACATTCGGCGGCGTAACTAAAAGAACAAACCCCGATGCAGGGCTTCCTTGCGATGTAAAAGTCCCAAGCAAAGGGTGCCCCCAGTTCTGCAGCAATGTCGCCAGTAATTGCACATTGGCAAGCAAAGCAGCAACTAAAATAACGGGTATGTTGCTGGTATAAATAAAATGCAGAGGCCATCTTATGCCGTGCCCTCTTATTCTTCCGAAGCTTAATGGTATTTCTATTTTCATAGCCTGCCCATAAACTGCTATTGCAAAAACAACTATTGTTGCAATTATGGATGCGATTGCAAGCCCAGCTCCTATAGGATTCTGCGTAGCCAATGATCTGAAAAATTCCGGGATTGCTCCGACAAAGCTTTCAGGATTAGTTGCAGGATGCAGCCAGCTTAATGCCCTTATGAAAATGCTTTCCGACACTCCGGCGGCAATAAACAGGCTGATTCCGGACCCAAATCCCCACTTGCTGACAACTTCATCCATAAACAGGACAAGCAATCCTCCTAACAATAATTGAAATATGAGCAATAATTGCAGCTGAAAATAAACTCCTGTTCCGATGAAGCCTGGAGATGGAGCCAATCCGCCCATAAAAACATAAATAGCAGCTTCAAGCAATATGAAAAACACAGACAAGATTTTCTGCACGCCCTGGAAATATTGCTTTCCTTCATGCGTTGTCAGGTCAAACTTCACTATTCCCGACCCATTCAGCAACTGCAGCACAATTGATGCTGTCACTATAGGCCCGATTCCAAGAGACATTATAGAGCCAAATTTAGCGCCCAATATAACGGCCAAAAACTCAAATCTTTGCAGCTGGTTCGGCCCTAATCCAAAAAGAGGAATAAGGCTCAGAACATAAAAAAGAACAAGGATTATCAGTGTCCACTTCAGCTTTTCCTTAAAGGAAAGCACTCTCTGCTTCGGCCCTTCCACGCCTGGAAGGTTCATCAGCAAATTTTGAAAACCAGGCATTTTTATTTTTTAACAGTCTCCTCTTTTTTTCCCTGTTTAGGCGGCAATTGCTTTTTTTCAGCCAAAATCACTTCTCCGCCTGAATCTTTTATCTTCTCAACTGCATTTTCTGACGCATATTTTACATTTATTTTCATCTTTTTTGAAGCATTCCCCGTTCCAAGCAGTTTATTATAGCCTAACTTGCCTAAATCAATATTATAAGTTCCTTTATCCTCGGTTATCAGCTTTTGCGAAATTAAAAAAGGAATCTTCTCCTGCAGGTCGTCTAAATTTATTGCATTTACATTCTCTTCCACGCCGTGGTATTTAAAGCCCATCTTTCCAAAATATCTTTTTTTCCAGTATAGGGTCTTCATCTGGTCTGCTCTTTTCCCGGTTCCGGCTCTTCCCCTGCCTCCCCTGTTTCCTGATCCTCTGTGCTTCTTCTTCGAGCCCCATCCGTGGGTGTGAGAGCCTCTCTGCCTGCTTACTTTTTTTCTTCTGTTAACAGTCATCTACAGCATCCTCCTGATAAGGTCATTTATCTTCTCTCCCCTGTAGCCGAGAGCTCCGCCGACAGCGAAAGCATGCTTCAAGCCCTTTCTTCCATATCCTTTTTTTGGGGAATTCAGCCTGCAGAATTTCTTGCCTTCTTCTTTTCTTTTTTCAACAAGTTTCAGTGTTTCATCATCAATCTCGCCCCATGCAACATAGTTCTCAGCCTTTTTGATCATTCCTTTATTTGACGGGTTATCATCTACCACAATGCAGAAATTCCTTTTGTAGAGATTGAGCATAGTCAAAGTGTCTTTTATCCCGCTTTTTATCCCGGTAGTTCCCCTTACCCTTACAATCGCCAGTTTTTTAGACATTTTCTTTCTTTACCCTTCCTTCCGCTGATCCTGTTTCTTCAATATTTCGCGTGCTAGCTTTCACTTTCATAGTCTGCTTTAAAGCATCAAAGCACGCATTGACAAGGTTTATCTTTGTCACAGTCTGGCCAAGTGAATCAGACCAAACATCCTTTATCCCCGCTATTCTTAATATCTTCTGGCATTCCGGCTCAAGCACCAATCCTGTTCCTTTTGGCGCAGGCATTAATGTTAATTTCACAGACCCGCTTTTACCAGTGACTTTAAATGGAATTGAATGCGGGGTTCTGCATCCGCACTGCCAGCTTCCGCATCCTCTTCTTACTTTTATTAAATTTAATTTCGCGCTTTTCATTGCTTTTTCTCTTGCAGGAACTGTCTCGCGCGCCTTGCCATAGCCCATGCCGATATGCCCGTTGCGGTTCCCGATGACAACAACAGTTGAGAATCTTGGCTTGTTTCCCTCTCTTGTTTTCTTCTGAGTCTGCCTGAAAACCCTTCTCTTTCCGCCGCCGAACTTTCCTTTCGACTGGCCGATGAGAAGCAGGTCAATCTCTGCATCAGGCATCAGAATATCCACGATCTCAGGCTCCATTATCTTTAGGCCGTTGTCAATTATCTGGTCAATATCATTAATCTCCCCGCTTTTCACCTTTTTGCCAATGCTGGTTTTGGGATTCCATCTTTCCCTGTCAAATGATCCTTTTGGGATTTCCTTCTCAATCTCTTCTTCCTCAGGGACTGCCTCTATAACATCTTTGGCTTCTATCTCGAGCTTTTCCTCCTCAACAGCCTCAGGCGCGATCATAGTTTCTTCAGGTTTTTTGATTTCTTCAGTTTTTTCTTCAATCTTTTCTTTCTTCATTTTGCAAGTATCTTCTCCTTTACATTTGTAAACATTTTTTGGACTTCTTTTTTAGTGTAATCCTGTATGTGCTTCCCGCTTGTCCTGTTTTCGTCAGGCAGTATATCTTTTGAATGCGGAACATTTATGCCGGCATCGAGCACGCCTTTTAGCGCAGCGTATAGCCTTGAAGCCTTAACAGATCTCTGCATTCCTATATCAAGCACAACATCACCGATCTTTTTCTCTTTCATCTTTTTTCCGAATAAAAGCCCTGTAAGATAAGCAGCAGGTATGTTGCCTTTATTGATGCTCCATCCTAATTTCTCAAGCTCGCCTGAATGCGCAGATGCCACTATCCTATCGCCTGAAGTTTGGTACTCTGCAGCCTGCAAAATTATGTTTTTCAATGACGTTCTTATTACTAAGCGGAGTTTGTTTGACAGCAGCAGAGCTAGCCTTTTCTTATAGTCTGTTTTCCCGGTTCTCCTTCTCCTGAATCTTACTGTAAATGTATTTTTCATTTTAGCCTTGCCAGTTTATGCTCCTGTATGTACAGCTCAAGGTGCCTTTTGCTTCTGAAAAATCCGCCCTTGACCTTGGCATAAAGCTCATAAAACACAGCATTGTCGATATTTTTTTTAGCCTTCAGCATCTTCAAAAACCTTCTTTGCAGCCTGACAGCATTCATCCATTTTCTTTTAGGCGGCAATCTTGCTGTATTTCTGCCTTTCCTGCTCCCAAATCCCTTATAGCGGCCTTCCTTTTTTTTCAGATGCCTTATTTTAGCCTTTAATCGTGAAACGCCTTTTTTCTGCGAGCGTGTTATTCCCTTGCCGCCTATCAGCGACCTTATATCTGCCTTTGTTATGGCTTCTTTTATCTCTTCAAGCCTTTCAACATCAAACTTTATCCTTTTAGGAGAGCATTTCAAAACCTGGGCTGCTAATCGTTTTTGAATTTTAAGTTCCATTTTACACCGCATCCTTCTTTGTCAGTACTTTTTCTTTTTCAAGCTTCTCCTGCTTCTTCCTGTCTTCATCGCTCAGCTCTGGTGCAACCTTTTCTTCCAGTTTATCTGATTTTTTCTCTTCTTTTTTGGTTTCTTTGAGCTCTGTGCGCCTCTTTTTTCTTTCTTTCAGCTTTTCTTCCTGCTCTTTTAAATAAGACCCTGTATCTTTAATGTTAAGCACTTTTATTCCAAGTTCAATAGCCTTTTTTAAAATCTCAACTTTCTTTTTCATTCCAACAGCTGCCGCAACCATCGCGCCTTCTGTTTTCGCGTTTATTTTTTTAAGTTCTTCAACTGAATTCACCATGATCTGCTTCAGTCCAGACGGGTGCAGATATTTCACTTCAGCCGGCGAGCCCCATCCGTGGGCAACGCATCTGGTTTTTCCTTTGAAATGGTGCCTCATTTTTGAATGAAGCCCCTTCGGCTTTCTCCACTTTCTTCCAAGCTCTTTCTTTTTATGGTAGTCCTGCCTGAGAAAAACCGGCTTCTTTGCCTTTATTGCTTTTCTTAGTTCAAGCAGCTTGCTCATTTTACTTCCTTTCCATTTTTTATTGTGATGTAAATCCCATCCTGAAAAATTCTTGGATCATAATTCGGCCTTTTTGTAAGCTGCTCTATATCTGCCGCTGCCTGGCCTGCAAGCTCCTTATTTGAAGATTCAATTGTTATTTCGCTGCCTTCAATCTTTACACTGGCGCCTTTTTTCAGCTTCAGCTTTCTCGGTATTTTTTCTCCCAAAAAATTTTTAACAGTCAGGTCATTGCCTGCAATTGAAACATTCATTGGAAAATGCCCGGAGCAGATTTTAAGCTTGTACACGTGCGGCTCCCTGATGCCCTCAATGAGATTTTTAATGTGCGCCCTAAATGAGCCAATGAGCTTCTTTTCCTTTTTCGAGCTTTTTTTAGTCGACAGTTTCAGCTTATTGCCTTCCAGCGCGAGCTTTATTTTTTCGCTGGTAAGCTTTTTTGATGCCTCATTTTTAGCAGACTTCAGCGTTAATATTCCTCCATCCAGCGTTGCCTCTACTCCGCCGGGAATTTCTATAACTGCCTCAATTGCGCCCTTTTTCATTCTAGTAACAATAAGCTATCAGCCGTCCTCCGAGTTTTTCCTTTTTAGCATCTTCATCGCTTTTTAGGCCCTTGTTTGTTGAAACGATCAGTACGCCGAAATTTTTTGCCGGCAGATACCGTTTTTCAAATTTCTCAAAATTATTTTTGCTCACGCTGTGCCTTGGCTTTATGACCCCGCACTTGTTTATGCTGCCAAGAAGGCTGACTGTCAAGTATGAGCCCCGCCTTGTTTCATCTTCCTTGAACAATCCGACATAATTATATCTGTTTAAAATATTGAGGACTTCCTTGATTATTTTCGAGCCTCTAACAGCACATTCCTTCCTGCCTATTTTTTCAGCGTTCATTATCGATGACAACACATCTGAAATCGGATCATTTAATGCCATTTTTTAACCTCAACTGTATTTTTTCCAGCCAATCTTTACAGCAATGTCTCGAAAGCATTGCCTGCAGAGATTTAAGCCGTATTTGCCTATATGGCCGCCTGTTCTTCCGCAGCGCCTGCATTTCTTTGTTCCAATGCCGTACTTTCTTTCTTTCGGCGCATTGAACTTTGCAAATCTCTTAAGCTTTGCCGGCTTTGCCCTGAGCTGTTTCAGTAATTTTTTATAATAGCTTGTAGTCATTCTTCCTCGCCTATTTTTATACCGAAATTTGTTTTCATAAAATTCATCGCATCATCTTTTTTTATCTGGTGGTCTTTTGCTATTTTGCCTTTGCAGAGTTTTCTTTTTTTAACCCTGAACCCGGGCCTTTCCAAAGTAACGCATGCCTCTAATCCGATTACCCCTATTTCAGGGTCATATTTTACATCAGGTATGTCAATGTACTCCGGAATTCCGAATGCCATGTTTCCATAGTCGTCAAACTGGCTCTCTTTAAGCTTATTTGCCTTTGATTCAAGCAGCCTTTTAAGCAGCTCAGCTGCCTTTTTTCCCCTTAATGTAACTTTGCAGCCAATTGGCAATCCGGGCCTTAAGCCCCATGTAGGTATCCTTTTATTTGTAACCGTCTTTATTGGGGCCATGCCTGTCATGCTTTTTAGCAGCTTCATTCCTTTCTCTAGCAATGTCTGGTCTTTTCCTGCCCCGATATTCAATGTCAGCTTCTCTATCCTTATTTCTTTCATTGCATTGGTTTGCATTTTAATCATTCAATTTTTATTAGCGGCTTTTCCTTTCCTACAACAAAGCATTGTTCTTTTCTTGCTTCAAATTTTTTATCATTTGAATTTAACGATACAACATCGCCCTTTATTTCCTCAATAACTGCCAATTCTGCGATGTGCTTCCCGCCGGTTGTATAGGCGCTGGCCCCCTTTTCAAATTTCAGCACATTGCTTATTTTCTGGTCTGGCAAATTCAAAACAAGCACATCATTGGATTTATAATCGCCTTTTTCAGCCAAAACATTTCTGCTGTCGCTAAGATTCAGCTGCGTCTTTCCGCCTCTTATTACAGTTTTGTTTATTATTTTGGACAATTTTATTTTTGCTTCATCATCGCTTATTTTGGCCAGCCTAAGCCTTCCTTTTTTGTCCAGCAGCACCCTGAAGCTCTCTTTTGTCTCAGGTATTGAAAGCACATCCATCAGGCCGATAAGGAAACGCGGCTCTTTTCTTCTTTTTCCGTCTACTAGTATGTCCTTGCTGTTCAGGATATGCTTCACTTCCCTATTGTTTTTTGCAATATGAAGCAGGTCTTTCAGCATTATGGCCAGAGATGTGGCAAGCCCAAACTCATGAGAACCAGCCAACGGCCGGGTTATGAATTTCTCTCCTTTCCTTTTAATTGGCCACGACTTTGGCGCCGCCAGTCTTTTTAGGTGTTTTTTCATTTTTTACTTCCTTTAAATTCTTTCTTTCCAGTATCTTTTTTCGTTTTTTATCTTCAAGATTCAATCCCGTTATCATCAAATTTGAAGGGTGTATTGGGTAGAGTGTTTTTGAGCCGTCTCTTTTCACGATTTCGATTCCTGCGACATATGCCCTTTCTTTTTTTGTGTCAACCTTTTCTACATTTCCTTCTTGCTTCCTGAACTGACCAACCATGATTTTCACTTTATCGCCTGCTCTCAGGCGCATGCCTCTCCTGTTGTAGGCTTTTCTTAGCTCCTTGGATAAATGCGCAGCCAGGAATTTTCCCTTTATGTGGAGCGGAGCATTAGCCCTGTATTTGCGCTGCTTTCTTGGCTGACTGCTGCTATTCCATGATTTTGAAAACATTTTTTTAATTCTCCATTGTTAAGCTACAACCGTCGCTATCTTTGCGACCATTGGCCACCTTTCTACAATCTCTTTTGCAATAGGCCCCTTGAGCAAAGTTCCTTTCGGATTGCCTTTTTCATCTTTCAAGACGACAGCTGCGTTGTCTTCGAATTTTACCCTGAGCCCATCAGCTCTTCTGTACTCCTTTCTCTGCCTCACTATAACGGCATACACTACCTGTTTTCTCATCTCTGGCTTGCCTTTTCTTACTGATGCCAAAATAAGGTCAGCCACACCTGCTGTTTCAACTCTTCCCTTTGTGGTTTTTTTGTTTATAACTGAAACTATCTTGATCAGCTTTGCCCCTGAATTATCGCATACATCGAGGAACGAGCCTCTTTGCAGCCCTCTAGTTACTCTTGCTTTTAGTGCCTGCATTTTCTTTCCCGGTTTTTTCGATTATTACAAATTTTTTTGTTTTGCTTATTGGCCTGCATTCAGCAATCTTAACAGCATCGCCTTCTTTTGCGTCTATGCAGGGAGGATTGTGAACCCTTACCTGTGTTCTCCTTTTTTCATATCTCTCGTATTTTTTTATAAGCACACGCCTTTCCCATTCTACTGTGGCGGATTTATTTGATTTTGCAGCAATAACAGCTGCTGTAAAAATCCTGCCCCTTGCTTTCAGGCTGCCGTGAAAAGGGCAATGCCTGTCATCACAAGCTTTTTCAGGCGATTTCACTTCTATTCCTATATTTTTGATTTTATCCATTTTAGCCTTTGTAAGTTTCTTATTGCACTTCGATTGTTTCTGGCGCGAATCCCAAACGAACCAATTCTTCCTTTACCTTGTGCTTGTGGTCTCCCTGCAGCTCAACCTTTCCGCTTTTTATCGTTCCGCCGCAGGCAAATTTGCTTTTTAGGTTCTTTATCAGCTCTTTCATGTCAATTTCTTTGCTGTCAACGCCCTCAATAACAGTATACACCTTGTTGAATTTCTTCTTCTCCAGCGCCACTATTATTTTCTGGGTTTCCTTAGCTATTGTTTCGCAGACGCAAAGTTCTTTCGGCAATCCGCACTTAGAGCATATTTCGCTCATTCGTTATTTTTTAACCTCCTTGGTCTTCAATATTGTTTTTATTCTTGCAATTGTTTTTTTAATGCCCTTTATCTGGCCCGGGTTCTTTATTATTGTTCCCATGGCAACCTGTGAATTTAATTTCATAAGCTCTTTTCTTATCTCGCTGCTCTTTTCTTTCAGGTCAGCTTCTCCCATCAGCTTCAGCTCTTTAAATTTCATTTTCTACCTTTGGCTTTTCTTCCTGTGATTCCTGAGAATCTTTTGCATTTTCAGAACTGGCTTCATTCTTGGCCTTTTTCTTTCTTCCCTTTGGCTTTTTAGGCTCTTCTGTTTTTTGCTCCTGGGCTTTTTCAGCCTCTGTTTCTTCCACTTCACTTTTTTCTTCTGATTTATTTTCTGCAGCTTCCTTATCTTCAGCCTGCGCTTTGAATTTTATTTTGTCAGGCAGCACTATGTCAGGCGGCATTATCCTGACCTGCACGCCAATTATTCCCGATTTCAGCTTCGCCTGCGCATATGCCTTCTTTATACCCGAGATTGCGGCTTCTCCGCATTTCTTCAAATAACCCATATAAAATCTCCATCTTTTTGCGCGCGCGCTCGGCAGTTTTCCAGAAATCAGTATCTCTATGCCCAATGCACCTGCGCCTATCACTTCAACCATTGTTTTGTGGCCGACAGCCTTGAACTTGTTAGCGCCAAACACTTCGAGCGCATTTGCAATCCTCTCTGCAACAATCTGCGGATCAAGGAATATGTTTTCAACCTCGGAAATCTCGATCTGCGGGTTTTCCAGATTGAATTTCTTCTTCAGGTTTTTCGTAAGCTTCTTTATGTTTGCGCCTTTTTTACCTACAATAAGGCCTGGCCTCGATGCATATATAACGATCTTCTCGCCCAAAGGCGTGCGCACCATTTTTGTGTGGCTGTGCCCCACCTTGCTCAGATTCTGCTCTATAAACTCCTGAATCTGGAATTCCTTTATTCTGTCATTAACTAGTTTTCTCTCAATCATCTTCTTGCCATGTGCCTCATTCTTTTGAAAGGCCTGAATATTTTCTTTATTTCTTTCGGAGTTCCGCTTTCCAAAACAATCTCAATATGCGCCCTCTTCATGTGCCTTCTTCTTTTTCTTCCATAGTGCCACTGCTTGGCTGCTCTCTGCGGAACAATGCTTTTGATGAAAAGGTCTTTTCCCAGCCCTTTGAACACAGCATTCGCTTCTGCTGCCTTAAGCGTTTCAAGTATATTTTCGCATGTCTTTACAGGAAACCTTCCTGGCCCGATATTTTTTCTGTGAGCAAGATCCTGCTGGAATTTTCTGTAAGGGACAGCTTCTTTTTTTCCAATCACATCCATCAAAGTCTTTTTTGCTTTTTCAACATTTTTGTTTCTTATCATATTGCAGACTTCTAACGAATGCTTTATTGATGCAGGCAGGTCTCTTCCTACTGCCTTTGCATTTTTCCCGTTTTCAATTTTTGAAGCGTATTTGTATTTTGCCATTAGCGTATTTATATTTATTTCACCGATAAGCTCGCGGATGATTTTGTTGCCCCGATTCCAGGAGCTCCGTGCTGCACCTTCTTTCTTGTCTGGGCAAATTCACCAAGAGAATGCCCCAGCATCTCCTCTTGTATTATCACCGGAACAAATTCCTTGCCATTGTGTATTTTAATCATCATTCCGAACATATCGGGCAGTATAAGCATATTTCTGCAGTGAGTTTCTATATTGGGCTCATTTCTTCTTATTTTTTCAAGCAGTTTTTTCTGGCTGTCTGTAAAGCCGCGCTTTATTGTTCTTCTTGGCCTTGAGGGCAGTATCTGAGCCAGCTCATTCAGGCTCATTCTCTTCAGCTCTTCAGTTGTTTTTCCTCTGTAAGTAAATTCCTTTTTAACCATTTTATCTCTTCAGCCTTCCTGTTCTCTTTGCAGCTATTAATCCAACTTTTCTTCCAGGAGGCGCATTTCTCGAAACAGTAGATGGCTTGTTCTTCTTTGATGACCTGCTTCCTCCGAATGGGTGGTTGACTGCATTCTGCGCAATTCCCGAAATCTTCGGATAAAGCTTGTTTCTCGCTTTCTTCCAGTAAAATCTACCGCCTGCCTTTACAAATGGCTTGTCAACCCTGCCGCTGCCGGCAACTATTCCGATGCTTGCCCTGCAGTTGAAGTGGAATAATTTTTCCTTCTTTGAAGGAAGCTGCACCAGAACATAGTCTTTTGTTTTTGAAAGTATTTTTGCGGATGCTCCGGATGCTCTGCAGAATTTCCCGCCATCTCCGGGAATTACTTCTATGTTATATATAGATGTTCCCTCAGGTATGTCTTTTAAGCTCATTATGGATCCGGGCTTTATATCTGCTGCCTGGCCGATCTGTATAGTGTCATTGACTCTTACGCCTTCTGGCGCAATATTATGGCCATCTTTTCCGTTATTGTATTTTAGTTTCAATAATGGCCCCGAATGGCCGCTTGAATGAAATATGTCCAGTATTTTTCCTTCGGCAATATTTTCAGATAGCGGCATGTACTTGATATCTCCTTCATAGCGGAATGATGGGGCCCTATAAGTTGAGCTTCCCTTTCCCCGCTTTTGCTGAATCAGATTCTTTCCCATTTTGCCTCAATCACATAAGCCCGAGTTTTGTCGCAACATTTATTGCAGGTGTTTCCTTATTGAATTTAACATACGCCCTTTTTTCGCCGTCAGGCCCTACAAGCGTGTTGACATCATCAACCCTTGCCTTGAACATCTCTTCAACTGCCTTTTTTATCTCTGATTTTTTTGCCTTTTTATTTACAACAAACACCAGCTTGTTCTCTGAATCCATCAATCTTATCGATTTTTCTGTCGACAGCGGATATTTGATTACTTTTTCTGTTTCCATTTTATGTGAATAACCTGTTTTTATCAAGCTCGTCTATTGCAGCTTCCGTGAACAATGCGATTCTCGGCCTTATTCCCGGAACCAGTAATTCTGCATTTATGTTTTTCACTTCAACTATGTCTGATCCTGAAATATTCTTTGCAGCGCTCATCAGCCCGCATTTTTTTGAAACAACAAAAAGCACGCTTTTTTTTGTCCTATATTTTCTGCCGCGCATTTTTCCCTTGCCGGCCCTTATTGTTCTTTCTTCTGCTCTTTCAAGCTCATTTAAAAATCCAAGCCGGATTAATGCATCAATGACTTCTTTTGTTTTTCTTAATGATTCAAATTTTGTTTCGAGTATGAACGGATAATTTTCAGGGACATTTTTCACAAATTCCTTGTTCATTGCAGCCGCCAATGCAGACCTTATTGCCTTTCTATTCTCCTTTTTGTTTACTTTTTTTGCCCAGTCTTTTGAAGGCTTCGGAGGATGCGCCCTTCTTCCTCCAACGGTTCCCGGAGCTACTGCTCCAACCCAGTTGTGCCTCGAGCCCTTTCCGCTCATTATCTTTCTTGGCACCCTTGAAATTCCTATTCCATAAGACCCTTTATAGTCTCTTCTTCTTCTTGACAGCTTTGCAGATGCCCTCTGCCCGGCTTCAAACTTTGCGCCATAAGGCTGCCTTGTATTCGCCCGGATTGCAATCACAGCCCTGCTTATTAGATCAAACCTTACAGGCTCGTTAAACTGCTGCGGCAATTCTTTTTTGCCGATTTCATTGTTGGTTAAGCTCAATACCGGGACTTTCATTTCATAATCACTCTTTCAATTTCAAATGACTCTTTTGCCGCCCCTTTGGTTGGCTTCAGTGCCTGCGTCAGAAGCAGTATTCTTTTGGCAGGCCCCATGACTGATCCTTTCACCAATACATAATCATTGTCAATCAGCCCATATCTTAAAAATCCGCCCCTAGGGTTTATTGCCTTGTCGTTTGATATTTTAAGCAGCATTTTATTGTACTCTGTTCTTTGGTGGAAGCCCATTTTTCCGGCATGCGCCACTCTCCACATGAAATGTTGCTGTCCCATCCATCCGCCTAATGAAGCAGGTCCCCGCTTTGTTTTTTCTGACTTGTGCGACCTTAAAT containing:
- a CDS encoding 50S ribosomal protein L2 is translated as MGKNLIQQKRGKGSSTYRAPSFRYEGDIKYMPLSENIAEGKILDIFHSSGHSGPLLKLKYNNGKDGHNIAPEGVRVNDTIQIGQAADIKPGSIMSLKDIPEGTSIYNIEVIPGDGGKFCRASGASAKILSKTKDYVLVQLPSKKEKLFHFNCRASIGIVAGSGRVDKPFVKAGGRFYWKKARNKLYPKISGIAQNAVNHPFGGSRSSKKNKPSTVSRNAPPGRKVGLIAAKRTGRLKR
- a CDS encoding 50S ribosomal protein L23, which produces METEKVIKYPLSTEKSIRLMDSENKLVFVVNKKAKKSEIKKAVEEMFKARVDDVNTLVGPDGEKRAYVKFNKETPAINVATKLGLM
- the rplD gene encoding 50S ribosomal protein L4, which translates into the protein MKVPVLSLTNNEIGKKELPQQFNEPVRFDLISRAVIAIRANTRQPYGAKFEAGQRASAKLSRRRRDYKGSYGIGISRVPRKIMSGKGSRHNWVGAVAPGTVGGRRAHPPKPSKDWAKKVNKKENRKAIRSALAAAMNKEFVKNVPENYPFILETKFESLRKTKEVIDALIRLGFLNELERAEERTIRAGKGKMRGRKYRTKKSVLFVVSKKCGLMSAAKNISGSDIVEVKNINAELLVPGIRPRIALFTEAAIDELDKNRLFT